The following coding sequences lie in one Danio rerio strain Tuebingen ecotype United States chromosome 3, GRCz12tu, whole genome shotgun sequence genomic window:
- the LOC101883359 gene encoding uncharacterized protein, whose product MDDVEPSNISSAITNVLPDLPTSNLNIVLETLQSLGVGATEDLQYIKEADLLTVLRPVQARKLLAAWKQSTETTEFHSQSTLTSPVSSACSSVSLSSSPSPSPSPRHMIATADWVDSFQIPWEKLPEALMQSLERGKRPSSKLRREMIRIVVAEMMHASSSPGKQSSTEVAKKMVAKYPLSLQDVIEGDVVGTGYHSLVKQLQARIENVKRSSVPRILKRRRGSDEFDTDEITAEQRAAVQDTYGCIKWEMKFMPVSETLESQEEKKEKMKVIFEQATFNTEEVKHLMKCTYFSQRKSVNSGTDLQFLMQEWPFLFKEVGMAVHFHELTGVSLKETFLSNVEKKGKRVLDFMRSVCAEKSKHVLQAATKLKILRGQLEGCSEDVKDLVLLILSYFNEKEEDLFFYVEETCMAKEVQVEGLPVTPCIIVCGTSCYAAKHFMLSVDQKIVNEYISTFISAVCMMFATYYCLNIHYPVGLGSTLEFIQRCFFNINPEKGTKVETKKNKKQLTVNPRVLTLIADLSDHEWREAC is encoded by the exons ATGGATGACGTAGAGCCAAGCAACATAAGCAGTGCCATTACTAATGTGTTACCAGACCTACCAACCTCAAATCTAAATATTGTATTGGAGACATTACAATCTTTAGGTGTGGGAGCCACTGaagatttacagtatattaagGAAGCTGATCTGCTCACAGTACTGAGACCAGTTCAAGCTAGAAAACTGTTGGCTGCATGGAAACAATCCA CAGAGACAACTGAATTCCATAGTCAGTCAACATTGACCTCTCCAGTGTCCTCAGCGTGCTCCTCAGTCTCACTGTCTTCCTCACCCTCACCCTCACCATCACCCAGACACATGATTGCTACTGCAGATTGGGTCGACAGCTTCCAGATTCCATGGGAGAAGCTCCCAGAAGCCTTAATGCAGAGTTTGGAGAGAGGGAAAAGGCCAAGCTCAAAGTTACGCAGAGAAATGATCCGAATTGTAGTTGCTGAAATGATGCATGCCTCTTCTTCTCCTGGTAAACAATCCTCCACAGAGGTTGCGAAGAAAATGGTAGCAAAGTATCCACTGTCACTGCAAGATGTTATAGAAGGTGATGTGGTAGGAACAGGATATCACTCACTCGTCAAGCAGCTGCAAGCACGAATTGAAAATGTAAAGCGGTCTTCAGTACCAAGAATATTAAAGCGCAGACGGGGGTCAGATGAATTTGACACAGATGAAATCACAGCTGAACAGAGGGCAGCTGTTCAGGACACATATGGCTGCATAAAGTGGGAAATGAAGTTTATGCCAGTGAGTGAGACACTGGAAAGCCAAgaagagaaaaaagagaaaatgaaagtgaTATTTGAACAGGCAACCTTCAACACAGAGGAGGTAAAACATCTCATGAAGTGCACATACTTCTCCCAGCGTAAATCAGTGAACAGTGGAACCGATCTGCAATTCCTCATGCAAGAGTGGCCTTTCTTATTCAAGGAAGTTGGCATGGCAGTTCACTTTCATGAATTAACTGGTGTTTCCCTGAAAGAGACTTTCCTCagtaatgttgaaaaaaaaggaaaacgtgTTTTAGATTTCATGAGAAGTGTTTGTGCAGAAAAAAGCAAACATGTTTTGCAAGCGGCCACAAAGCTGAAAATTCTGAGAGGACAGCTGGAGGGCTGCTCAGAAGATGTAAAAGATCTGGTGCTCCTCATCCTCTCCTACTTTAATGAAAAAGAGGAGGACTTGTTCTTCTATGTGGAAGAAACTTGTATGGCAAAAGAAGTACAAGTGGAAGGCTTACCTGTGACTCCATGCATCATTGTATGCG GAACATCATGTTATGCTGCAAAGCATTTCATGCTGAGTGTTGACCAGAAAATTGTCAACGAATACATCTCCACCTTCATCTCGGCTGTTTGCATGATGTTTGCAACCTACTACTGCCTCAACATTCACTATCCTGTGGGTCTGGGCTCCACACTTGAGTTTATTCAGag GTGTTTCTTCAACATCAATCCTGAGAAGGGCACAAAAGTGGAAACTAAGAAAAACAAGAAACAGCTAACAGTGAATCCAAGAGTCCTCACACTCATTGCAGATCTCTCAGATCATGAGTGGAGAGAGGCATGTTAA